The following nucleotide sequence is from Tenrec ecaudatus isolate mTenEca1 chromosome X, mTenEca1.hap1, whole genome shotgun sequence.
CTAAGACACCCCACACCACATCTCTTTAAATGACTGACCTCCCAAATTGCCAGCCTCCTAAAAAATCCACCAACTCCTCCAGCCCAAAGGAATACCTCAAATCTCCTTTCAGGCTGCCCGGGAAGAGGCTAGAGTGGGAGGCTGGCTCACGGCAGCAGGTCAGCTGTGCTGGGTCCACCTGACCCTCTCTGCTTTGATACCTGACTCCTGCAGAACCCACCATGGCCCTCTCCTCGCCCCTGGTCTCTGGCATGCTGTTGCTTCTGTGCCTGATTGCTGCCAGCAGAGCCTGTTCCTGTGTACCACCGCACCCACAGATGGCCTTCTGCAGTTCGGACTTCGGTGAGTCTGCACCCCACCCGACCCACATACTTTGATCTCTCTCTCAAGCCAGTAGGTTCACAATAGTGCCTACTTCTAGAGCATTTCTGCCTGATTTTGCACTTACGCCTCTGCACTGGCCTCACACATTCTTCATTACATCAGGCCTGATCCCATCTCAGGAGCCCTggccggggtgtgtgtgtgttgggggggcgggggggtctgTGATCTACAAGACCTGCTATTCTAAaccaccaccagccgctccttgggagaaaaaccaaggctttctactcctgtaaagagttaccgtcttggaaactcacaggggcggttctaccctgtcctataagggtccctatgaattggtattgactcagtggtagtgaatgAGATCTCATCTGGCCCTCCCTCTGTCTGGTGTCCACATGGGTGAGGGAATCTCCCTCAGGGTGGCCTTCCCTGACAACCTTGTTTAAAATTGAACCCTTGGGCCCTAGGACTCTCAATCCCTCTCTCCTAACGATCATTCTCAATCAGACTTCATACTTTCCCACCTCCCATATGCTTAGTTACAAGCATTTTGCTTGTTTCTAGCTTGTGTCCTCCTGGCTAGCATATGCGTTCCACAAGGGAACTCACGTAGTGTATGTTGAGGCAAGGAAAAAAAAAGCTATTGAATGAGTGAAGGCCTGCACAGAGCAAGTAATGCCTGGCACACCGTTGTTAATTgcattcaagttgattccaaatcatgatGGGAACTGCTTGGTTACCATCTTAACTGAAGCAGAGTGGCAGGACTTGTCCTCCatactaaccctaggggagcttcagaccaccaacctttaggccaGCAGTCAAGCCAAACCGTTGGCGCCATCTAGGGATCTTCTGGTGCACAGTTGGTGTTCCAAAATGTTTGGCGAGTAAATTACAAATGAAGATAATGTAAACGTCTCTGAGCTGTCTGCATTGTACAATGAAGCCAGTGAGAGACTATGTGAATCGCTCACTGTGCTGTCTGGTATGCAGTAGCCCCTCTTGAAGTACCTgggcttttttttaaagtaccatTGTGCTAGTTTTATTTGTATTCACCCTTGCAGCCCATTTGACTCTTTTCTTTCCCTGCCCCACTGCAGTCATCAGAGCCAAGTTCATGGGGGGCCCAGAAGTCAACGAGACCATGTTATACCAGCGTTACGAGATCAAGATGACCAAGGTATCCTATCTGCCCCTTCCTCAGAAAGTCTGAACCTTTTCCTCCCCATCAAAATAGAAGATGCTGGTGGCAAGTTGGCAAGGAAGTTGGTTGTGGTCTCAGGATACTACGTGAATATCGAGGGAAATGGTTTTATCAGTAAAGCAAGAGATTCTTCCTCTCATCTATTAACAGATGTTCAAAGGGTTCAACATCTTGGAAGATGCTCCTGAGTTCCGCTTCCTTTACACCCCTGTCATAGAGAGCGTCTGTGGATACATCCACAAGTCCCAGAACCGGAGTGAGGAGTTTCTAATCACTGGTGAGACCCCACCCCTACGCCCGGTAACATCCAACTTGGCTCCCAAAGGATCTAGTAACCATGGGGCATTCGGGGATCCCAAGGGAATGGTCCTAGTTGAAATGAGATGGGTACTGCTTGAATTTCAGCCTATCAAAGGGCTGGAGCTTTCCCTAATGGGATCTTTGCTCCAGGACTGTCAATTATGCGTCACCTTGCCCCTGGCCCAGCCAATCACATCCTGCCTGTTGGCTTCCCCCTGTCTTCCTAGGAAAACTTACAAACGGGCGCCTGCACATCACCATGTGCAGCTTTATAGTTCCCTGGAACAGTCTGAGTGCTGCTCAGCGCCAAGGCTTCACCAAGGTCTATGCtggtggctgtgagaaatgcacaGTAAGTGGCTGGGCCCGATGCTTCTCCTGGACACTGGTGCCCTGGGGTTTTCCTACTCCTCTGGCTAGTCCTTGTCCCTATGGTTGCTTTGTTGGGCTGTCCCTGACCTCTCTTCCTATTGCTCCAAAACCGGGCACTCTCTCCCTGGAAACTCAGATTGTTCCCTGGGCATTCACCTCTCCCTGGGCCTTctgaccattctttttttttctttttctgaccaTTCTTTGTCCATTTGACTCTCCCTGGTGACTCTACTCTAGGCCCTCTGTGCATTCTCAGCTCCTTCGGGTTGTTTCTCAGTTCCATGGAATATCCTCCAAGAACCCACAGTGCTCTTTCCTAACCCCACTGACTTCTCCAGCACACCTGAAAGTTGGTCTGGAGCTCTGACTATTCCCTGACAGCCCCTATTGCCCTCTGACCCCAACACTAGTCCCGAGCCCTCATTGGCTATGCCTATGCGTAAACATCCCACCCACCAATTCTTCTCTACTACTGCCCGCTGCTTTCCCAGGAAACCTGCCTAACCGACGCCCAGCAACTGGTTCCCAACCATCATTCTAGAGAAATGAGTCCTTTCACTGATTTACGGTTGCCCTGCAGAGCCCCAAACTGTCCCTTCAATGAGAGAGGCTGGTCTTGAGTGTGTAGCTAGGTGGGGCAATACCAAGTGTCCCTAGCAAATTGATCTCGAAAGTTAAGGAGCGGAAAGTTCTGCTCCAGATGGGGAGGTACAGGGCAGAGGGAATCTCTCTGAGCGATTCCTTTCCCTCTCCAGGTGTTTCCCTGTACGTCCATCCCCTGCAAGCTGCAGAGTGACAAACACTGCCTGTGGACGGACCAGCTCCTCTTGGGCTCCGAGAAGGGCTTCCAGAGCCGCCAccttgcctgcctgcaacaacagCCAGGGCTATGCACCTGGCAGTCCCTGAGGTCCCAGACAGAATGAACCTCACCCCCCACCCGAAGCCTGAACCTGCCCAATGGTCATCCTCTTTCCCACTCCCATCTCTCGGTCAGACAATGAAATAAAAGCTACCACCCAGCAGGCGGTGTCCTTGTGCAGTGTCTCTGTACCAAACCTCTCTCGTCGATGAGCTGGTGGGAGCATCCTGGGACCAATGGGCGAGAGATGCAGAAAGTTTCATGGATCACATTTATCTTTTACACAGAATTGGACATATTGATCCTAACTCTCAACGTTGGCATCAGCATTGGTGATAGGTGACAGCGATGCTGGTAACAACCTGCATTGTCAACCATAACTTAGTAGTTATCTCATTTCTCTAGTCAGTGCTTCCCAACATGTTCCTCTAAAACACCAAAGTTGAGGCCATCCAATCGGTTATGACTCCTGGCTGGCCCATGTACTGCCGAGTAGACCCGTTGTGCCCTGTGGGGAGCAAatagttatgtctgtcttctgtTGCAATGCTGGGAAGGCTTGAAGCTTTTGGTTATTAGCCAAAAGCCATTCACTCTACCATGGGACCCTCTTATTGGCACAGGGTTCTCTGTGTTTAAATTCTTCTCGGTGATGCTGTGTCACTACCTCATTGGCAACTTCTTCCATTCACAAAACTCCCCGTGGTCAGAAGCCGCCTTGGGCCTTTTCTGGATGTTGTCAAGTGAGAAGGCTCCCCCTAAAGCTCTACGTGTTACTGTTCCCACCCTTGGGTTTTACACTGCGAGTCTGATTTGAACAGACTCGGAAAGTTCCAGGGGCCCAAAAGCTCCCTCCATAACGCAGCCAGGGACTCTGGAAAAATGGATCGCCCTGGCTCCCCACCGGTGTGACTTGTGGGGCACTCCTTGGAAGTGATGGCATGGGGAAGAGAAAAAGTGAGATAGAGAGAGGGTGGGATCTCAGAATTCCCAAGCTTTGCCGTCTCCCTGCTCTCCTACTTCTTCTCTGACCAACTTTGAAGGAAATAGTTACATAATTGAAATGCACAATGGGTTCAGAATCAGGGCCAACTACATACGCCAGCCCAGACCCCACGCACCCCACACCTCCCCCTACACTGTTGTCCCGTCACTAAAACTGTGACACCTCTCCGGTTCATTTGTCCCCATAAAACAGGAATGACAAACCCCTCAAACCCTCCCTCATGCTTTCCTACCCAGGCATGGGGGCCCTCTGCCTTCCTTGGTAAGATCTTGCTCCCTGAACTCCTAAAGGCCTTGGACTCGTGTGGGGTCCCTGGAGACAGGGGAACCAGAATTGCCGATGGGGACAAATATTTAATGGAATACCCAGGAGTCTTATTTACCTGGATCTGCtttgttaaaaaaagagagagagatgtgtttTTTGGTGAAAAAAAGGaccccaaactcactcccattagACTTCCTATTGTTCCTACTGATAGGAACCCCAGGGCTCCCCCCCCGCAGGGCATGCTGGGTCATCCAGGGTGGCCCCTTCATTCTCTCCTAACCTGTACCAGAACCTTTTGCACTCCCAGAGCTCCTGATAAGGCCTGGATCTGGATGAGTGAATTTTGATCACCGAGTGTTTATCTGAGTGATCAAAATCGAATCCACTCATCCAGATCCAGGGCAAAATTCACTTATCCAGATCCACAACAAtgcgcttcaagtccttctcgctttcaataagcaaggttatgtcatctgcgtatcacaggttgttactaagtcttcctccaatcccaatgatactttcttcttcatataatccagcttctctgatgatttgctcagcctacagattgagtTAGtacagaggatacaaccctgatgcagacttttccagattttaaaccggGCAGTCAGTATTTCCTTGTTATGTCCACACAACTGCCATTTAAAAGTTTCGAGTGACtatagtgaagtgttctggaatttccatttcccCCTAGACTACCCAGAGTTTGTTATGTTCCACACAGCTGAATATGTTCCcaaggaaacatttttttctggttattctctgctttcagccaagattcatctgacatctacGTCCTCTGCCGAAtgcggcctgaacctctggcagctctctgtcaatgggcTGCTATGTCAATGGGTTGCTGGATGATCGTCAGCAAAGTTTCATATGCATGCGATAGCAATGACACGGCTCTATAATTTGTGTATTCTAGTGGGTCACCTTTCTATGGAATGAGTATAAATACAAATCTCTTTcaatcagttggtcaagtaactgtcttccaaatttattggtATAAATgagccagtgtttcatcagcttgttgaaacatttcgattggtagtccatacattcctggagccttgtttttggccaatgctttcagtgcagcttgactcCTTCCCtcagtatcactggttcttgttcatatgcgacctcctgaaatggtggaatgtcaaccagttctttttggtacagtgactgtatattctttccattttcttttgacccTTCTTGCATTATCCAGTATCTTTCAAtagtgcaacttgaggcttgaattttttttcttgaattctttccgtttaagatatgTGCGGTGTGTTCtgtctttttagttttctaactctaggtccttGAACATTTCAGTTGAACACGTTacattgtcttctcgagctgccctttgacatttctatccagttattttatttcatcatttcttccttatgccttagctactctgtgattaaaagcaagtttcagagtctcttttgacattcactttggcctgttctttctttcctgtctttttagtgaccttggctttttttatgtctgatgttcttaatgtcctcgcAGCCCATCAAGCCTTCCGCCAttcgtgtttaatgcatcaaatctgctcttgagatgtgcTGGACACTTGGGTGGGGCAGACTCAAGGTTGTAGTTTTGTTCTCACGCCCTGCCTCTAGCACTGGACCCAGACTTCTATCCTGACTTGAGGAACTGAGGACGCCACTTGCCTTGAAAGTATAAACCTCCCTCAGCTCATTGATCTCCTTGAATTGCCCCACTCAAACCTCTCAAAGCCCATCAACTTCTAACTGGGCTGGGGTTCTGGGCATGTTCTGTTTCTGAAAATGGATGTAGGTAATAGGAGCGTGTTCACTGTGTGAAAATGCAAGAAACTGTACAGTAACAGTAAGTCCTTTGTCTAAACTTATAAGATAAAATTGCTCTCCCCCCACATCACCAAATAGAGATCTCCCAGCCAACTGACATCACTCTCCTGCGCCTTCCTTCAATTCCTTCCCACTCCTGTCCTACTTCTCATACAATCCCTGCATCTCCAAACATTTTGATTCTTACCCCAAAGCACCACCTCTTTGACTCACTCCATGGGAACCATTGATCCTGGGCTCAAAGACAGGACTAGATCCAGCAAGACCTTGGGGTCCTATTCCATCTATTCCATATTTGCTGAAACATGAATCGCCTCGGTGAGAGTGGCAAAGGAGGAGAACTCCCCAGTGCCACAGCAGCACCCCACGCTCCCCAAACCTGAAGTGTGCAAGGCCAGGTTAAATAATGCGCTCGGGGGGCTGGCTGCAGAGAAGCATGGGAGCTGACCTTGCAGAATCCTTAGGGTGTTTATGATCAATTGTAACTGTAAAAGATTATGGGCTAACTATAGTTGTAAACTATTTGAATGTAATATTTTTCAGAGTTTATGAATACTAACAATACAATTGTTTGGTAAAATCTGTCTACATTAAATTGTAATACTTTGGGTTATTAGTTATTAGTAACTGAGCAGAAGCCCTTTaaaagttttcttcttttccatTAATATTATTCTCAAAAGAGTTATTGGTATTGGCTCACAAATACTAACTATCACAACCTTGTTGCAAAAACACCAGAAAATTGGACAAAAATCAGTGATTATAAAAACACTGGCAGCAACTAAAACATCAGTGTGTTCTTACAGGTATGCAGATAAAACCACACCGTTTGCAGCATCATCAAAATTGAGTGATAATGCCAGTTCTGACCAGAATGCAttagagattttaaaaatacattagcAGAGACTTTTAGCCTTCCAGGTATATTGACACATGTAAGCAGGGCTtacaaaaaatgtttttgttgttacgactaactagagcagaggttctcaaccttcctaacctttcatgcagttccccatGTAATGGGGCcccaccaaccatacaattactcTCGTTGCTACCtcagcactgtcattttgctcctgttatgaactgggcgaccctgtggaagggtcatttgaccccccaacggagtcacgacccacaggttgagaactgttctttaaggcttcctccctccaagtaacatgaccccagttctgtcttacaaatctggctagacctgagcatgtacattgctatagataagagctctgaacacacagaatgcaggacaaataaacccctcaggatcaatagtgagagtagggataccatgagggtagtggggagaagggggagaaatggggaaccgattgcaatgtttAATGtacaacccccgccccccccggggagggggacaaagaacagaaatgtgggtgaaaggagacagcagacagtgtaaaatatgaaaataaaaataattaataaattatcaagggctcacgagggtgggagggtagaggatggaggggggggaggaggagctgataccaagggctcaaatagagagaaagcattttgaaaatgatgactgcaacctctgtacaaatgtgcttgataaaattgatgtatggatttgtataagagctgtaagagcccccgatgaaatgatttatttaaaaaaaataactctgCGGAAAAACTACGCAAACATTTTTATAGACAGCTATTTTGGTGTTACCCCACCCAACCCCTGGGCAGTGTCAGCCGGTACAACTTGTACTCCCGAATAATGCTACTGGAGAGAAGCCAAATTGTTTACCAGGGTCATCCCACAGACAACAGTCCCCTGGGCTGGTGACTATGTGCATTCAACTGCACGAAGCAACCCTCGGAGTACTGGTGGTCTGCAATCGATAAGGGCCTAGCAAGGGGACTGGAGCCATCCTCCCAAGATGTGACTGCTACTGCCTGATGGAGGCTGGGCTTCCACCCACCACAGCTTCAAAATACAGGGTAGGGAAGACTGCTTGCACAAATCTAAGGGTGGCAAGCTGGCAGGGAGTCTACTGCTTCTGGCAACCCCACCATTAACTTCCTTCTTCTTAGCCTCTGAAGCCCTGCTCTTCTGTCCCTGAAAAAGTCTGTAcacattgaaaaagaagaaaacagccaAGAGGAACAACCAGAGATCAAGAATTAATGAGAACATATAGCAATTAAGATAGTGGTTATGGGCACAGATTAAAGACTCCAGGCTCTGACCCAAACATACCCCATACATGACATTTTAGTATATGACAGAGTTGGCATACAATATCAATGGGGCAGGGAAGTAAAACTGGATCCTTTCTACCTCACTCAGTATATGAAAAGGGATGTCAGATGTATGAAGAATTTAAAtgtaaaaaaccaaccaaccaacaaaaagcCTAACAAGTTCCTCTTTGCCCTGGTAACTTGAGCTGCCACTTTTATCATATACTACATTTCCATGTGTACATGGTTTGTAgctggatttttttgtttgttttttacctgtCTACTCACGTGTCAGTATTAAACAGTTTAAATTTCAAAAGCTTCAAAATGTCTCAAGTCTGGTAAGCTAGTCTTCCCTTATAGCTCTTCTTGTGGGGTCTTTCCTCATTCTTCTGGCATATTTACTcccgtccccccccccgccccgctgcCGTCCCCCAGCCTTTACCATGGGTGTATTTGAGATGCTGTCAGCTACCATGGCCCAGCTAGCTGGAAGCCTTTTGTGATGTATTAAGGTGGGATGTAAGTTCACTAAGTCACCACCCTTTGTTCCTTTGGGGAGGTGGGCTGCTAAAAGACCATGAGCACACCTCCATCAGAAGCAGACTGAGAGAGACATCCCAGGGTCATCAAGGTTGAAGAGCCACCAGGGGAGCATGTTCGAGctctctgaagtggtggaggcagagCCCAGAGCCACCAGAGGCTGTGGCACAGCCCCCaggggacagagcaaaggagccaggccaagaccagaggctgagccaGATCATGAGACAGAACCAAATAGCAGTGCCGAGATGATGCGATTGAGAGGCAGAGTAATAGGCGGGCTTCCTGGCTCACAGAGGTAGAGGCCAAGGCCACCCCCCCATccctgtggctgagaggctgagaactagAGAGAGGCTTGGCtaatggctgaggagaggtgtttttGTGGACCAATGACTAACTGGATCTTTACTGTATaccgatcctgacttgtggtaactcattaacttccctaattttgttgttgttcggtaCCATTGAGTGGAAttcgacccacagtgaccccgtgcaca
It contains:
- the TIMP1 gene encoding metalloproteinase inhibitor 1; the protein is MSNASRKPGLLWFPHHSPPAPRLAIYLHRLKPCSHRHRLSASRDTREPTMALSSPLVSGMLLLLCLIAASRACSCVPPHPQMAFCSSDFVIRAKFMGGPEVNETMLYQRYEIKMTKMFKGFNILEDAPEFRFLYTPVIESVCGYIHKSQNRSEEFLITGKLTNGRLHITMCSFIVPWNSLSAAQRQGFTKVYAGGCEKCTVFPCTSIPCKLQSDKHCLWTDQLLLGSEKGFQSRHLACLQQQPGLCTWQSLRSQTE